In Tistrella mobilis, the genomic window TATATCGGCTCGGCCTTCATCGCCACGAAGGAAGCCAATGCGACCGATGCCTATAAGCAGGCGATCGTCGACCATGGCGCGGGCGATATCGTCTACACCAATCTCTTCACCGGCGTGCACGGCAACTATCTGAAGCCCAGCATCGTCAATGCCGGTCTCGACCCCGACAATCTGCCGGTCAGCGACCCGTCCAAGATGAATTTCGGCTCGGGCGGCAATACCAAGTCCAAGGCCTGGCGCGACATCTGGGGCTGCGGTCAGGGCATCGGTGCGATCGATGCCGTGCTGTCGGCGGGCGAGCTGGTCGACCGCTTCAAGCGCGAATATGCCGCTGCCCGCGACAGCCTTGCCGCCCGGTCGGCGCCCTATGTCTGATTTCTGAAACCTGTGGGCCCGGGCATTCCGCCCCGGCCCCGGATCCCGCACCCTCCCGGTGCAGACGCCTGGTTGCGGGCACGGACCGGCCGCCTTCCATCCCCTCCGGCCGCCCGTTCCGCACGCCGCCCCCGGTCGCAAGACCGGGGGCTTTTTTCATGAGCGGCCGGCGGCAACCAGCGTCGCCATCTCGCGATCCGCCGGGCGGTCGCTTGCGGCCAGCCCGGCCGCGACGCCTTCACGATCGGCGGCGGGCCGGTTCTGGCTGGCCTTGCACTTGCCCTCGATCCGGCTGATCTGAAGGCGCAGCCCGACGATGCCGCGCAGCTGGGCGCGGATGAAATCTTCCGGCGCATCGGCCACCGACCAGGGCATCGGCCGGCCGGCTTCGTGGCGCTCGGTCAGGCGCCGGACCAGGTTCAGCAGCCGGTCGGCATCGTCGAACAGCTCCAGCGTTCCATAGGCGTGAACGGCGACATAATTCCAGGTCGGCACCACCCGGCCGGTCTCCCGCTTGGTGGCGTACCATGAGGGTGTCACATAGGCATCGGGGCCGGTGAACATCGCCAGCGCCTCGGCCGTTGCGGGCAGCCGCCCTTGCGGATTTGCGCGGGCCAGATGGCCGTAGAGCGTGCCAAAGGGTCCCTCGGTCTGGTCCAGCAGCAGCGGCAGCGGGGTCGCCATCAGCCCCTCGGCCGTGGCGGTGACCAGGGTGGCGAGGCCGGCGGCGTGCATGGCGGCGAAAAGGCTCTGCCGGTCGTCGATGCGGAAGGCGGGCGGGGTGTACATGGTGAAACTCCCTTGCGTGCGCCCCCAGAATGCCGCGAGTCTGGACCGGCAGGAATGTCCGGTTCCGGAGAAATCAGGTGGGCCAGTTTGACGAGGACGGCATTGCCCGCCGGATCGTTGCGTCGATCCGGGCGCGGATCGACGAGGGCGTCTGGCAGCCGGGGGAGCGCCTGCCGTCGACCCGCAGCTTCGCCGCCGAATGGGGGGCGTCGCGCACCACCGTGACCGCCGCCTACGGCCAGCTGGTGGCCGAAGGCTACATCACCACCCGGCCGGGGGCGCGGGCCGAAGTGGCCGCAGGGCTGGGGCGGGACGTGGTGCCGGCGGCGCCCGAATCGGCCCCGCCGCGGCAGCTGTCGGCCTTCGCCCGGCGGCTTGCCGACCTGCCGGCCCCGGCGCCGGCGCGCGTGTTCCGGATCGCGGATTTCCGCTATGGCGATCTGGCGGGAGCCGATTTCCCGGTGCTGGCCTGGCGGCGGGTGATGAACACGGTGCTGCTGCGCCGCCCCGACCGGCTGGCCTATGGCGATCCGCAAGGGGTGCCGGCGCTGCGCCGGGCACTGGCCGACTATCTGTGGCGGGCCCGCGGCATCCGCTGTGGCCCCGACCGGATCATCGTGGTCAACGGGTCGCAACAGGCGCTGGACCTTGCAGCGCGGCTGCTGCTCGATCCCGGCGACTGCTTCGTGATCGAAAATCCGGGCTATCTGCTCGCCCGCGGGGCTTTCGCCGCGGCGGGTGGGGTGGCGGTGCCGGTGCCGGTGGATGCCGAGGGTCTGAGCACCGATCGTCTGCCCTCTGCCCGGCTGGCCTATGTCACGCCTTCGCACCAGTTTCCCCTGGGCGGGGTGCTGTCGGCGGCGCGACGGCGGGCGCTGCTCGCCTGGGCCCGGGCCCGGGCGGCGCTGATCGTCGAAGACGATTACGACGGTGAATACCGCCACGACGTCGCCCCCGTCCCTGCCTTGCAGACGGCGGATCCGGCGCGGGTGATCTATGTCGGCACGGTCTCGAAGACGCTCTCGCCCACCCTGCGCCTGGGGTATCTGGTGGTGCCGGCCGATCTTGCCCCGGCCTTTGCCGAAGCCAGGCGCGTGACCGACCGGCACACCGCCCTGATCGGGCAGGAGGCCCTGGCCCTGATGCTGGAGAGCGGCGCCTATGAGCGCCATGTCCGTGCCATCCGCCGTCGCAACGCCGCGCGGCGTGCGGTGCTGCTCGACGCGCTGGCGGGGCTGCCGGTGACGGTTGCGGGGGCCGCCACCGGCCTGCATCTGGTCGTCTGGCTGAATGGCGTGCCGGCCGGCCGCGAAGCCGCGGTCATTGCAGCCGCGGCGGCGGCCGGGGTGGGGCTTTACCCGGTCTCGGCCCTGTATGATCCGGCAGCCCCCCGGCCGGAGACGGCCGGGTTGATCCTCGGCTATGCCGGGCTCGACCCGGCCGCGATCCGGTGCGGGGTGGCGGTGCTGGCCCGGGTGCTGGGGCGCTGAACGCCGCCGTCAGCCCAGGGCGGCATCCAGATCGGCGATGATCGCCGCCGGATCCTCGAAGCCGAGGCCCAGGCGGATCAACCCGGCGGGCAGGCCCGTCAGGGTCAGTTGATCCGGCGTCATCATCGCCGACCACATCGCCGCCGGATGGACCGCGACCGTCATCGGCGTGCCGAAACTGGCCGAGCGGCGGATCAGCCGCAGCCGGGACATCATGGCCTCTGCGGCATCCAGCCCGCCGGCCACCTCGAAGGAAAGCAGGCCGCCAGCGCCGTCGGGCATCTGCCGGCGGGCCAGATCGCGCTGCGGGTGGCCGTCGAGGCCCGGATAATGAACGGCTGCGATCCGCGGATGCGCCGCCAGATGGCGGGCGACGGCAAGTGCCGTGGTGTTCTGGCGCGCAACCCGCATCGGCAGGGTGCGCAGGCCCCGGAGCACCAGCCAGGCGGCGAAGGGATCGGGCGTCGCCCCCAGCAGATGCGCTTCCTGCCAGACCCGTTCGACCAGATCGGCACGGCCGGTGATGATGCCGGCCGAGACGTCGCCATGACCCGACAGATATTTGGTGGCGCTGTGCATCACCAGATCGATCCCGAAGCCGAGCGGGCGCTGGTTGAGCGGGGTGGCGATGGTGTTGTCGATCATGGTCACGATGCCGCGGTTGCGCGCGAAGGCCGCAACACCGGCCAGATCGGTCAGCCGGAGCAGGGGGTTGGAGGGGCTTTCCAGCAGGATCAGCGTCGTGTTCGGACGGGCGGCCCGGGCGAAGGCGCCGGTATCCTCCTGATCGACCAGATCGACGGTGATGCCGAGCCGGGGGGCCAGACGGGTGAGCAGGCCGGTGGTGCCGCCATAGAGCAGGCGCTGCGCCACCACGTGATCGCCCGCGCCTGCGAAGGCGAGCAGCACGGCGGTGATCGCCCCCATGCCCGAGGCGGTGGCGACCGCGGCCGGGCCGCCTTCGAGCGCCGCCACCGCCTGTTCCAGGGCGCGGGTGGTGGGGTTGCCATAACGGGTGTAGAAGCCCTCATGCATCGGCGTCGTCGCCATCCGGGCGAAACCTTCGGCGTCCTCGGCAGAGAAGGCGGCGGTCTGATAGAGTGGCGGGGCGATCGGCACCGAGCCCTCGGGCAGGGTGACGGCAGCCTGCGACAGCAGGGTCCAGGGATCGGAATGCGGAAACATGGGCCAGAACCTCGATCGACAGCGGAAGACCTCTGCCGAGCCTAGCGATCCGGCGGGCCGGGTCTTGTCCGATCCTGCGCAGGGTTATGCCGGGCTGACCGACGGCGTGCGGCTGGTCGCCGCCGGGACGACCGGGGTGGAGGCCACCTTCGCCCGCCTGCGCCGGCACCGCTTCCGCCCCCATACCCACGACACGCTGATGCTGGGGCTGATCGAGGCCGGGGTGAAGGAATTCCGTCGGGAACGGGCCACCCATGCCGCCGCCCCCGGGCGGATCTCGGTGGTCGATCCGGGGGATCTGCACACCGGCAGCCGGGTGGTGGGCGACGAGCTGCGCTATCGCGCGCTCTATCTGCCCATGGCGCTGCTGACCGAGGCGGCGGCAGCGGCCGGATTCGGCCCCGGCGGCGGCGTTGCCGGCGGCGATGCGCCCGAGGTGGGGTTCCGATGTGCGGTGATCGAGGATGCCGGGCTTCACGCCCGGCTGATCGCCACCCATCAGGCGCTGTGCCGGCCCGAAACCCGGCTTGCCCGCGACGTGCTGCTGCGCGAGGCGGCGGTGATGCTGGTCGCCCGCCATGGCAGCGGCCGCACGGCGCGGGTTGAGGCCGCCGCCGCTTCACCCGAAATCGCCCGCGCACGGGCGCTGATCGATGCCCGCTTCGCCGAAGACCTGCCGGTGACCGAGATCGCCGCCGCGGCCGGCCTCAGCCCCTGGCATCTGATGCGCCAGTTCCGCCGGCTGGTGGGCCTGCCGATCCATGCCTATCAGATCCAGCTCAGGGTCGAGGCGGCGAAGCGGCTGCTGGCGGCGGGCTGCCCCACGGTTCAGGCGGCGCTGGAGACCGGCTTTGCCGACCAGGCCCATTTCAGCCGCCGTTTCAAGGATCTGGTCGGCGTGTCGCCGGCCGCCTGGGCGCGCGACCGGCGGGGGGCCGCCGGTGCCTGAGCGTTGACACTGCGTCACCGCCGCCGGGACTATCCTGGCGGGGAGCTGCGGGCTAGCCTCAAGGCAATAACGGGCTTTGAGCGAGGACGGATCCTATGAGCAGGTTCGAGGACGGGATGGCCGGCGAGGCCGCCCCCGGCGGGTGCCCGGCGGTGGAGATGGTGATCCGCGGGCGGGTGCGCGATATCGGCGGGCTGAACGTCGCCCGGCTGCTGCCCTATGCGAAGCGGCGCGCGATCGGGCCCTTCGTGTTCTTCGACCGGATGGGACCGGTCGGCTTTGCACCCGGCACCGGGCTCGACGTGCCGCCGCATCCCCATATCGGCCTCGCGACGCTCACCTATCTGTTTCAGGGGGCCATCGTTCATCGCGACAGCCTGGGCACGGTTGCGACCATCCGCCCCGGGGCGGTGAACCTGATGACCGCCGGCCATGGCGTCGCCCATTCGGAACGCACCGCGCCCGAAGACCGGCCGGGAGGATCGGTGCTCGACGGGGTGCAGATCTGGCTGGCGCAGCCGAAGCCCGAAGAGCAGGGGGCGCCCGGCTTCGCCCATCATGCCGCGGAAGACCTGCCCGAACTGCGCATCGGCACTGGCATCATCCTGCGTGTGGTGGCGGGGGAGGCCTATGGCGCGCGCTCGCCGGTCGAGGCGCCGGGCGGCGCGCTCTGCCTGGATCTGGCGCTGGAAGACGGCACGGCATTTGAGGTACCGGATGCCGCACCGGAACGCGGGCTGGTGGTGATCGACGGCGCGGTTCTGATCGACGGCGAACCCCACGAGGCCGGCATGCTGGCGGTGCTGCGCGCGGGCAGCCGGCCGCGGCTTCAGGCCGCAGGCGGCGCGGCGCGGGTGATGCTGATCGGCGGCCCGCCGCTGGATGGGCCGCGGTCGATGTGGTGGAACTTCGTCGCCAGCGATCCGGCGTTGATCGAAGACGCCAAGCGCGACTGGGCCTCGGGCGATCCCCGCTTCCCGGCGGTGGCAGAGGAAGACAGCCGCCTGCCCCTGCCGCAGTCCTGACCCCGCGACCGACCGATGGTGACACCGGCTTGCTCCCGGATGCTCGCAGAGGATCCGGGCGGCACGAACCATATCTGAACAGGAGACCCCGCCCCGCCAGAACAGATGAGAGGCCGCCATGATCGATGCCGCAGGACTGATCGATGCCCCCGGAGTTGTGGCGCTCTACCTGTCGGCCGTGATGCTGGGGGCCATGGTGTTCTTCTCAGGGATCGTGGCGCCGACCGTGTTCACCACACTGGAGCCGCAGCCGGCGACGCGGCTGATCCGGCGGATGTTTCCGCGCTATTACCTGCTGATCATCCTGACCGGCTTCGTCACGGCACTTGCCGCGGCCTTTGCCGCGCGCTGGCTGCCGGCGCTGCTGTTCACCCTGGTGGCGGCGCTCGGGTTGATCGCCCGCCACGGCATTCTGCCCGCGGTGAACCGCGCCCGGGATGCCGAACTTGGCGGCGATCCTGCCGCCGGCCGCCGCTTCGCCCGGCTGCACCGGGCAAGCGTGACACTGAATGTCGTTCAGCTGGTCATTGCGGCGGTGGGGTTCGGGCAGCTGGCCTGAGGCTGCGGCCGCCCCGCGCCAGCCATTGCAGCTGCGGCCGGACCACCAGGAAGCCGCGATAGCCGATCTCCAGCAGCCAGGGCAGGGGTGGGATCCGCAGCAGGCGCGCGGCGACGCGAAACCCCGGCAGCTGCTGCCAGAGGGTGAGCATGGCGCGGGCGCCCGTCTCCACCCGGCCGTCGGCGGTGATCAGATGCAGCCGCGCCATGGCCCGGCGCCGGTCGATGCCGGCGGGCAAAGGGCGGCCGTCTTCCGCCGAGACATCCAGGAAGCCGACGCGGCCGTCTTCGGGGGCAAGGCGCCGGTAGAGCGCCACCTCACGCGCGCAGAGCGGGCAGCTGCCATCATGCAGCAGGGTGCAGGCGGGGACAGGGACAGGGACAGGGACAGGGCGTTCGGTCATCGGCGGCTCTCGTCGGTGAGGCAGACCTCTTCCGCCCCGCCCGAGAGGGCGAGATCGACCAGCGGTGGCAGGCCCTCGCGGAAGCGGAAATAGCCATGGGTGGCACCGGCCCAGGCGGCGGCATCCCAGCGCCGCAGGCGGGTGGCGAGGCGCAGGCCCGCAGCCTGCAGCCGCGGCGCCAGCTGATCCACCACCATGGCGGCATGACCGGCGGCGGGATGGGGCAGCACGATCTGCCGGGCGCCGGCGGCGTGGGCATCATCGATCAGCGTCGTGGCAAGCGCCCGGAGTGTGGTGGCACTGACCGGCAGGGCCGGGGGGCCGCCGGCGGCGGCCAGCCGGGCGGCGGCATCGGCCAGCGCCCCCCGGGCGAAAGCCGCGGCCGGCTCTGCGACCGGGCCGGCGACGGCGCGGAAGGGGGTGAGGTCCAGCGCCACCGCGCCGCGCATATCCAGCCCGTCGAACAGGGTTTCGGGCCGGCCGTCATCCTCCGTCAGCACCAGCAGGGCGGGCAGGCGCGGATCGGCCGGGTATGGCCGGGGCACCGGGCCGGCGGGTGGCGGTGGCGCCTCGTCCAGCGGCTGCGGGGATTCGTTCAGCCGGCCCGCAGGGTTGAACCGCCCGTCGGTGAAGGCATGGATGTTGGCGGCGCGGGCGGCATAGGCCTTGCCCCGGCTGTGCAGCCCGGCAACCTGGCGCCAGGACAGGGTGTTGGAGGCCGGATCGGCATCGATCAGCCGGCGCATGAACAGATCCGCCCCCAGCCGCCAGGGCAGGTTCAGCGTGAAGATCCAGATGCTGGCGAACCACATCCGGGCATGATTGTGCAGATAGCCGGTCCGAGTCAGTTCCCGGGCCCAGTGATCGAAGCCGTCGATGCCGGTCCGCCCGGCTTCGGCCGCCTCGACCGCGGCCGCCAGGCGGCGGTCGAGGGCGAGCCGGGCCAGATCCTGCCCCACCCCCTGCCGCCAGGCCGCCCAGACACCGGGCCGGCGGGCCAGCCACCCCTTCCAGTAGCAGCGCCAGCCCACCTCCTCGACGAACTTCCCCGCCGCCGCCCCGTGCCGCCCGACCGCGGCGGCGATCACCTCCGCCTCGCTGACCAGCCGGTGGCGCAGAAAGGGCGAGAGCATCGACACATTGCCCCGCACCACCGCGGCTCCGCGATCATGATTGCGATCGCGGGCATAGGCGGTGCCGGCGCGCGGCAGAAACCCGTCCAGCCGCTGCAACCCGGCAGCCCGACTGGCCTCGGGGAAGAGGGGCAACAGGGGAAGCTCCATCCATCCGGCCTCGACATGTGGTCCCGGCGGTTCTACGTGGCCGGCGGCCGGTCGGATGCCCCGCCAGTCCGCTCAACCGGATCGGGGGGGCGTTTTAAGGTTTTAATTAGTTTTATATAGTTTTAGGGCTCCATGAGGCTGATTTTCATGTTGATTTTCAATGTATTATCAGAGGGTGGTGGTTCCTAATAGACGGGTTTTGGTTCCTAAAAGACGGCTTTTGGTTCCCAATAGACGGCGCGCGGGCATTTTCTGATGTTCCCGGTTCCCAAAAGACGGATTTTATCCACAGGAATATACCGCACTGCGGAACTATATCAGACAGTGGGCGGCCTGGTCCTCCCGAGACGGGCGCGCGACCATCCGCCCCACATCTCCGCCTTGCACGTGTGGTGATCGCATCGTAACCTGCTGGGGCCCCATTCCCCGCATGCGGTCACGACATGCCGTTTTATGCCCATTCGCTGAAGGACCGGCCCGAGACCGCGTGGCATCTGCTGGCCGATCACCTGCGGGCGGTGGGCGAGGGCGCGGGGTTTCGGGCGGCGCGGTTCGGGCAGGAGAGCGTTGCCCGGACGGCCGGGCTGCTGCATGACAGCGGCAAGTATTCCCCGGAATTTCAGGCGCGGCTGCGCGGGGATGTCGCCAAGGTCGATCATGCGACCTGGGGCGCGCGGGTGATGTCCGACATGATCCGCGACCGCGCCGGCGGGCTGGCCGGGGGTCTGCCCGGGGCGCAGGCGGTGCTCTATGCCGTGGCCGGGCATCATGCCGGGCTGGCCGATTTCGAGGATCAGGGCGATGGTGGCCGCGGCAGCCTGCGGGAGCGGGTGGAGAAGAAGCGGCTCGATGATGCCTCGGCCTGGAAAGACGAGATCCCGCCGCCCGAACCGGATGAGAGCTGGCTCCGTCTGCCGCCGCCGCGGCCGGGGGAGGCGCCGGACGACCGCGCCGGGTTCCGCTTCGCGGTGATGACCCGGATGGTGTTCTCCTGCCTGGTGGATGCCGATTACGCCGACACCGCCGGTTTTCATGCCGCCGCCGAGGGCCGGGAGGATCCGGAGGCGGGTTTCGCACCCGCGCCCATGGCGGTGCTGCGGGGGCGGGTGGACGGGTTCATCGACGGCCTCGCCGCCGATGCTGCGGCCAGGGCCGCCGGGCAGGCGGGGGCGGAGCGGGTGGTGGCCGCCCGCGCCGGGGTGTTGGCCGATTGCCGGGCGGCGGCATCGGCAGGGCAGGGGGTGTTCTCGCTTTCGGTGCCGACCGGCGGCGGCAAGACGCTGGCCTCGCTCGCCTTCGCGCTGACCCATGCCGAGGCGCATGGCCTCGACCGGGTGATCATCGTCATCCCCTATACCTCGATCATCGAGCAGACCGCCGGGGTGATCCGGGCGGCGCTCGGGCCGGAGCTGGCCGATCAGGTGCTGGAACATCACAGCGCCTTCGATACCGAAGCCGATCTGGACCGCCGCAACATCCCGCCGGAGGCCCAGGAGCGCTGGCAGGGCCGCGACAAGCTGCGCCGGGCGATGGAGCGCTGGAACCGGCCGATCATCGTCACCACCGCCGTGCAGTTCCTGGAAAGCCTGTTCTCGGACCGCCCGGCGCGCTGCCGCAAATTGCAGGCGATCCCGCGCTCGGTGGTGATCCTGGACGAGGCCCATATGATGCCCCGCGGCCTGCTGCGCCCGACGGTCGCGATGCTCGACGAGCTGGCGGCGAATTACCGGGTGACGGTGGTGCTGGCGACGGCGACGCAGCCGGTGCTGGTGGCGCCCGACGACAGCCAGGAGGTCGTGGACGAATACGCCCAGGTGTTCGGGCTGGAGGGCGGGTTCCGGGCGGTGCGCGAGATCGTCTCCGACGCTTCTGCCCTGCATCAGCGGCTGGCGCGGGTGCGTGTGCAGGATGCGGGCAGTCTGGACGATGCCGGCGTGATCGCGCGGCTTCTGACCACGCCCCAGGCGCTGGCGGTGGTCGACACCCGCCTTCATGCCCGGCGGCTTTACGAGGCACTGGCGGCAGCGGCGCCCGAGGGCGCGTTCCACCTGTCGGCGCTGATGACCGCCGCCCATCGCAGCCGGCGGCTGGACGAGATCCGCGCCCGGCTGGCGGCGGGCGGGGCCTGCCGGATCATTTCCACCACCGTCATCGAATGCGGCGTCGATATCGACCTGCCGATGGTGCTGCGCGCGGCGGCGGGTTTCGATTCGATCGCCCAGGCCGCGGGGCGCTGCAACCGCGAGGGCCGGCTGGGCCAGGGCGGGATCGTCGAGGTCTTCACCCCCGCCGACCCGGCGGACCAGCCCAAACGCCTGGCCCAGGCGCTGGCGGCGGCCGCGACGGCGCGGACATTGATGGCCGAGCAGGGCATCGCCGACCCGCTCTCGCCCGAGGCGATGCGGCTCTATTTCGACGCTCTGTTCTGGCAGATGCTCGACAAGCTGGACGGCGCAAACATCATGGCGCTGCACGACAGCCCGCGGCGCCTCGCCATCCCCTTCGCCACCATCGCCGCCCTCTACCGGATCATCGAGGACGGCATGCTGCCGCTGATCATCCCGACCACGCCCGAGGCCGAAGCCTGCGTGGCGGCACTGGATGCCGCCGACCCGGCCGCCCTCGACCGCTTCGGCGGCGCTGGCGGGGCCGCACGGCTGCTGCAACGCCATGTCGTGACCCTGCCGCCGCGGATCCGGAAGATGCTGGTGGAGGCAAGTGCGGCGCGTGTGGTGGGTGGGGAGCGGTATGGGGAGCAGTTCATGGTTCTGACCAATTCCAGCCTGTACCGCGAGGATGTGGGGTTGGTTTGGGACGAGCCGGCGTTTGTGGCGGTGGAAAAACTGCTCTTCTGACGTTTTCAAAATCATCAGAAATAGCGCTTGACGCTCATTCTTCCAAAAGGGAATAATGTGGTTACAAATTACTCTGTCGGCTGATATTTCACATCGGCCGTGGGTTGAAACTGATGTTTTTGGAAGACGGTCATCCGGGGGCCGGCGGCGTCGGCCCCCAACGACCCTTCATGTCTTCTCCCTCGGAAAGGTGAGGACGATGGCTTTCGGCGTTCGGCTCCACGTCACCGGTCCGCGTGCGCTCTACACACGCCCGGAGATGAAAGTGGAGCGCGTGTCATATGATGTTATGACACCTTCTGCGGCGCGCGGGATCATAGAGGCGATCCACTGGAAACCGGCGATCCGCTGGCGGATCGACCGGATCATCGTGCTCAACCCGATCCGCTTCGAGACCATAAGGCGCAACGAGGTCGGCTCGAAGATCGCGGCCGGGGTGGTCAAGCGGGCGCGGGCGGCCGGGAGTACCGCGGGCGTCTATACCATCGTCGAGGAAGACCGCCAGCAGCGCGCCTCGGTGGTGCTGCGCGATGTCGCCTATATCATCGAGGCCCATTTCGAGCTGACCGCGGCGGCGGGGCCGTCGGACAACGAGGGCAAGCATCTCGACATCTTCAACCGGCGGCTGGCGCGCGGGCAGTGCTATCAGCAGCCTTGCCTGGGCACGCGCGAATTCGCCGCCGATTTCGGGCCGGTGGAGGGTGATCCGGTGCCACATGCGGACCTGGCCGGCACGCGGGATCTGGGCTGGATGCTTTATGACATCGACTATGCCCATGGCATGCAGCCGCGTTTCTTCCGGGCACGGATGGTCGATGGCGTGATCACGGTGCCGCCGCCGCAGTCGGATGAGGTGGTGTCGTGATCCTGCAGCAGCTGTCCGAGTATTACGACCGCCGGATCGAGGGCGGGGATACCGATCTTCCCGAAGAGGGGATGTCGGAACAGGCGATCGACGCCGCGGTCGATCTGGAGCGGTTCCAGCCGGGCGGCGTGCCGCCGGTGCTGTTGCTGGGCGACCGCAGCGGCAAGAAACCGAAACCGCTGCGCATGACGGTGCCGGCGGCGATCAAGCGCACCTCGGGCGTGGCGGCCAATTTCCTCTGGGACAAATCCGCCTATGTGCTGGGCGTGAAGCGCGCCGGCAAGACGCCGGATGCCGGTGCGGTGGCGGCCGAGAAGGAGTTCGAGGCCTTCCGGCAGCTGCATACCGAGGCGCTGGCGGGAACCGAGGACCGCGCCCTGCTCAAGCTGCTGGAATTCCTGGAGGACTGGACACCCGAACGGGCGGTGGCGGCGGTCGAGGCCGGCGAAATTCCGATCGAAGCCGTGGACGGTAATCTCATTTTCCGCTTCGGCCGTGGCACCGTGCGTGATCTGCACCGCTTCCGGGCGGCCCGGGCCGCCTGGGCAGCACGACGCGAAGCGGTGGCGGGGGCGGCCGGGCGTTGCCTGGTCAGCGGCATCGTGGCCCCGATCGCCAAGCTGCACCCCTCGATTAAGGGCGTGCGTGGTGCGCAGACCGCTGGTGCCTCTCTCGTCTCGTTCAATCTGAGTGCCTTCACCTCCTTCGGCAAGGAACAGGGGGCGAATGCGCCGATTTCGGAACGGGTCGCCTTCGCCTATGGCGCGGTGCTGAACAAGCTGCTGGCGCCCGATGGCGCACACCGGGTGCAGATCGGCGATGCAACCACGGTGTTCTGGACCGACGCCCCCAACCCCGCCGACGACACCGCAAGCCGCGTGCTCGTCAATGCCGTCTCCCCCACTTACGGGCTGATGGACGAGGACGCGGGTGCAGAGGTCGACGAGGCGGGCGAGGACGGCACCGCAAAAAAGCCCAAAATCGACCTGAAGATGAGCGACGAGGAGGCGAAGCGGGTTCGCACCGCGCTCTCGGCGCTCGCCCGCGGGCGGACGATGGGCGAGGCGATCTCGGCGGATCTCCACCCCGATACCCGGCTCTGGGTGCTGGGGCTGGCGCCCAACGCCGCCCGGCTGGCGCTGCGCTTCTGGTACGAAGACCGGCTGGGCGATGCGGTCGATCATGTCCGCCAGCACTGGCACGACCTCCGCCTCGACCCCGGCATCGATCCGGGGCGGCCGGTGTCGGTTTATGCGCTGCTGAAGGCCCTGGCGCCGCAGGGCAAGCTCGACAATCTGCCGCCCAAGCTTGGCGGCGACATCATGCGGGCGGTGCTGAGCGGCCGCCCGTACCCCGCCAATATGGCGGCACTGGCGCTGATGCGCATCCGTGCCGACGGAGAGATTTCCGCCCTCAGGGTCGCCATGCTCAAGGCCTGGCTGCTCCGGCGGTCGGGAAAGGAACCCCTGGAGAGGGAGGGCGATCTCGTGAGTCTGGATCCTGCCGAAACCAATACCGGCTACCGGCTGGGGCGGCTGTTTGCGGTGCTGGAGAACCTTCAGCGGGCGGCACTGCCGGGGCTGAACGCCACCATCCGCGACCGGTTCTACGGCGCGGCCTCGGCAACGCCCGGGTCGATCTTCCCGGTGCTGATGCGGGGGAGCACCCATCACGCGGCGAAGCTGCGCAAGGATCGCGGCGGTCTTGCCCACTGGTACGACACGACGATCGCCGAGGTGATCGACGGCCTGCCCTCGAACCTGCCGCGCCATCTGGGGGTGGAGGATCAGGGCCGGTTCGCGATCGGCTATTTCCATCAGCGTCAGGCGATGATGACCCGCGCCCCGGCCGAGGTGAAGGCCGCGGAGGCCGGCGAGCCGGCCGCGGTCGGCGACGACGACGCCTGACCGCCGCATCGCCCTGTTTCAGGATATGAGCCCCGTCTTTGAAAGCGCCCGTTTCCCATGACCGCGATCAGCAACCGCTATGATTTCGTCTATCTCTTCGACGTCACCAACGGCAACCCGAACGGCGACCCGGATGCCGGCAACCTGCCGCGACTCGACCCCGAGACCAATCAGGGGCTGGTGACCGATGTCAGCCTGAAGCGCAAGGTGCGCAATTTCGTCGACATGGTCGCCGGCAGCACGCCCGGCCATGAGATCTACATGCGGG contains:
- a CDS encoding FMN-binding negative transcriptional regulator: MYTPPAFRIDDRQSLFAAMHAAGLATLVTATAEGLMATPLPLLLDQTEGPFGTLYGHLARANPQGRLPATAEALAMFTGPDAYVTPSWYATKRETGRVVPTWNYVAVHAYGTLELFDDADRLLNLVRRLTERHEAGRPMPWSVADAPEDFIRAQLRGIVGLRLQISRIEGKCKASQNRPAADREGVAAGLAASDRPADREMATLVAAGRS
- a CDS encoding helix-turn-helix domain-containing protein is translated as MSDPAQGYAGLTDGVRLVAAGTTGVEATFARLRRHRFRPHTHDTLMLGLIEAGVKEFRRERATHAAAPGRISVVDPGDLHTGSRVVGDELRYRALYLPMALLTEAAAAAGFGPGGGVAGGDAPEVGFRCAVIEDAGLHARLIATHQALCRPETRLARDVLLREAAVMLVARHGSGRTARVEAAAASPEIARARALIDARFAEDLPVTEIAAAAGLSPWHLMRQFRRLVGLPIHAYQIQLRVEAAKRLLAAGCPTVQAALETGFADQAHFSRRFKDLVGVSPAAWARDRRGAAGA
- a CDS encoding PLP-dependent aminotransferase family protein — its product is MGQFDEDGIARRIVASIRARIDEGVWQPGERLPSTRSFAAEWGASRTTVTAAYGQLVAEGYITTRPGARAEVAAGLGRDVVPAAPESAPPRQLSAFARRLADLPAPAPARVFRIADFRYGDLAGADFPVLAWRRVMNTVLLRRPDRLAYGDPQGVPALRRALADYLWRARGIRCGPDRIIVVNGSQQALDLAARLLLDPGDCFVIENPGYLLARGAFAAAGGVAVPVPVDAEGLSTDRLPSARLAYVTPSHQFPLGGVLSAARRRALLAWARARAALIVEDDYDGEYRHDVAPVPALQTADPARVIYVGTVSKTLSPTLRLGYLVVPADLAPAFAEARRVTDRHTALIGQEALALMLESGAYERHVRAIRRRNAARRAVLLDALAGLPVTVAGAATGLHLVVWLNGVPAGREAAVIAAAAAAGVGLYPVSALYDPAAPRPETAGLILGYAGLDPAAIRCGVAVLARVLGR
- a CDS encoding pirin family protein; this encodes MSRFEDGMAGEAAPGGCPAVEMVIRGRVRDIGGLNVARLLPYAKRRAIGPFVFFDRMGPVGFAPGTGLDVPPHPHIGLATLTYLFQGAIVHRDSLGTVATIRPGAVNLMTAGHGVAHSERTAPEDRPGGSVLDGVQIWLAQPKPEEQGAPGFAHHAAEDLPELRIGTGIILRVVAGEAYGARSPVEAPGGALCLDLALEDGTAFEVPDAAPERGLVVIDGAVLIDGEPHEAGMLAVLRAGSRPRLQAAGGAARVMLIGGPPLDGPRSMWWNFVASDPALIEDAKRDWASGDPRFPAVAEEDSRLPLPQS
- a CDS encoding PLP-dependent aspartate aminotransferase family protein, giving the protein MFPHSDPWTLLSQAAVTLPEGSVPIAPPLYQTAAFSAEDAEGFARMATTPMHEGFYTRYGNPTTRALEQAVAALEGGPAAVATASGMGAITAVLLAFAGAGDHVVAQRLLYGGTTGLLTRLAPRLGITVDLVDQEDTGAFARAARPNTTLILLESPSNPLLRLTDLAGVAAFARNRGIVTMIDNTIATPLNQRPLGFGIDLVMHSATKYLSGHGDVSAGIITGRADLVERVWQEAHLLGATPDPFAAWLVLRGLRTLPMRVARQNTTALAVARHLAAHPRIAAVHYPGLDGHPQRDLARRQMPDGAGGLLSFEVAGGLDAAEAMMSRLRLIRRSASFGTPMTVAVHPAAMWSAMMTPDQLTLTGLPAGLIRLGLGFEDPAAIIADLDAALG
- a CDS encoding DUF4149 domain-containing protein, coding for MIDAAGLIDAPGVVALYLSAVMLGAMVFFSGIVAPTVFTTLEPQPATRLIRRMFPRYYLLIILTGFVTALAAAFAARWLPALLFTLVAALGLIARHGILPAVNRARDAELGGDPAAGRRFARLHRASVTLNVVQLVIAAVGFGQLA